In a genomic window of Coregonus clupeaformis isolate EN_2021a chromosome 27, ASM2061545v1, whole genome shotgun sequence:
- the ankra2 gene encoding ankyrin repeat family A protein 2 has protein sequence MEGICVMPDMSSIKSEHLGGSADNTGAQNVAMGIKFIPPNRFDMNVCSRFVKSLNEEDSKNIQDQVNSDLEVAYVLFKAECNIQTSPSPGIQVRHVYTPSTTKHFSPIKQSTTLTNKHRGNEVSSTPLLVHSLSIHQLAAQGEMVFLASRIEQETVINLQDEEGFTPLMWAAAHGQIAVVEFLLQNGADPNRLAKGRESALSLACNKGYTDIVKMLIGCGVNVNEYDWNGGAPVLYAVHGNHVPCVEILLESGADPTIESDSGFNAVAMGHRNVQQVMEAHLLKLLMGVRE, from the exons atggaggggatatGTGTGATGCCAGATATGAGTAGCATCAAGTCGGAACACCTAGGTGGGAGTGCGGACAACACAGGTGCGCAGAACGTGGCCATGGGGATCAAGTTCATCCCGCCCAACCGCTTCGATATGAACGTGTGCTCAAGATTCGTCAAGTCACTCAACGAGGAGGACAGCAAAAACATCCAGGACCAGGTCAACTCCGACttggaggtggcttatgtttTATTTAAAG CCGAGTGTAATATTCAGACGTCGCCCTCACCGGGAATACAAGTGCGTCATGTTTATACCCCGTCCACCACCAAACACTTCTCCCCCATCAAACAGTCGACAACACTCACCAACAAGCACCGTGGTAACGAGGTGTCCTCCACTCCTCTTCTGGTCCACT CCCTGTCCATTCACCAGCTGGCAGCACAGGGAGAAATGGTTTTCCTGGCCAGCAGGATTGAACAAG AGACAGTGATTAACCTGCAGGATGAGGAAGGCTTCACCCCCCTGATGTGGGCCGCAGCACACGGACAGATAGCAGTCGTAGAGTTCCTGCTTCAGAAC GGAGCGGACCCCAACCGGTTGGCTAAAGGCAGAGAGAGCGCTCTGTCTCTGGCATGCAATAAGGGATACACAGACATCGTTAAGATGCTCATCGGCTGTGGGGTGAACGTCAATGAATATGACTGG AACGGAGGGGCTCCCGTGCTCTACGCTGTCCATGGGAACCATGTACCCTGTGTGGAAATCCTCCTGG AAAGTGGAGCCGACCCCACCATCGAGTCCGACTCTGGCTTCAACGCTGTGGCAATGGGCCATAGGAATG TTCAACAGGTGATGGAGGCCCACCTACTGAAGCTGCTGATGGGGGTGCGAGAATGA
- the btf3 gene encoding transcription factor BTF3 — translation MKEIIMNQEKLAKLQAQVRIGGKGTARRKKKVVHRTATADDKKLQFSLKKLGVNNISGIEEVNMFTNQGTVIHFNNPKVQASLAANTFTITGHAETKQLTEMLPSILNQLGADSLTSLRRLAEALPKQAGDGKAPIAPIEEEDDDVPDLVENFDEASKDEAN, via the exons ATGAAAGAAATAATAATGAACCAAGAAAAACTTGCCAAACTTCAGGCACAAGTCCGCATCGGCGGCAAG GGCACCGCTCGCAGAAAGAAGAAGGTTGTGCACAGAACCGCAACAGCAGATGATAAGAAACTTCAGTTCTCCCTAAAGAAACTAGGCGTCAACAACATCTCTGGTATCGAAGAG GTGAACATGTTTACGAACCAGGGGACAGTGATCCACTTCAACAACCCCAAAGTGCAGGCCTCCCTGGCAGCCAACACCTTCACAATCACTGGCCACGCTGAGACCAAGCAACTGACAGAGATGCTGCCCAGCATCCTCAACCAACTAGGAGCAGACAGCCTGACGAGCCTCCGGAGACTGGCCGAGGCTCTACCCAAACAGG CTGGAGATGGAAAAGCACCAATCGCCCCcatagaggaagaggatgatgatgTTCCAG ATCTGGTGGAGAATTTCGATGAGGCTTCCAAGGATGAGGCAAACTAA